A window of the Synechococcus sp. LTW-R genome harbors these coding sequences:
- a CDS encoding class I SAM-dependent methyltransferase, translated as MASDYVLGTHQSELERLRFQHELWSPISEAAWTRAGIQSGQRVLDLGAGPGFAAADLAARVGATGRVLGLELSADYAAEAQALAQRNGLPQLEVREHDLLKDPWPDEHFDLAWCRWLAMFLPDLKPLLAGLERCLPIGAQLLVHEYVHWDTFALHPQAEAVARFGQACQQSFRAAGGDPDVNRRLPSLLSARGWQIEELLPLPVLGSQGSMAAQWMERFVAVYGLQLQRLGLWSTADQSEALEQIQAAASDPGSFWVGPTVLELRARRLVP; from the coding sequence ATGGCCTCGGACTACGTCCTCGGAACCCATCAGAGCGAACTGGAGCGGCTGCGCTTTCAGCACGAGCTCTGGTCCCCCATCAGTGAAGCGGCCTGGACGCGAGCCGGCATCCAGAGCGGGCAGAGGGTGCTCGATCTGGGCGCCGGCCCTGGTTTTGCTGCCGCTGACCTGGCGGCCCGCGTGGGCGCCACCGGCCGGGTCCTGGGGCTGGAGCTCAGCGCGGACTACGCCGCCGAGGCCCAAGCCCTGGCCCAAAGGAACGGTCTGCCACAGCTCGAGGTCCGCGAGCACGACCTGCTGAAGGATCCCTGGCCGGACGAGCACTTTGATCTGGCCTGGTGCCGCTGGCTAGCGATGTTTCTGCCGGACCTCAAGCCCCTACTGGCGGGCCTGGAGCGCTGCCTGCCCATCGGCGCCCAGCTGCTCGTCCACGAATACGTCCACTGGGACACCTTCGCCCTGCATCCCCAGGCGGAAGCGGTGGCGCGCTTCGGGCAGGCCTGCCAGCAGAGCTTCCGCGCGGCCGGCGGAGACCCGGACGTGAACCGCAGGCTGCCGTCCCTGCTGAGTGCTCGGGGCTGGCAGATCGAGGAGCTACTCCCCCTGCCCGTCCTGGGTTCCCAGGGATCGATGGCGGCCCAGTGGATGGAGCGCTTTGTCGCGGTCTACGGACTGCAGCTCCAACGGCTTGGGCTCTGGAGCACCGCCGATCAAAGCGAAGCGCTCGAGCAGATCCAGGCGGCCGCCTCAGACCCCGGCAGTTTCTGGGTCGGGCCCACGGTGCTGGAACTGCGGGCGAGACGATTGGTGCCGTAG
- a CDS encoding protein phosphatase, producing the protein MTTASPDPLALQATLVDFALAELVRQNRESFPPLWSGESWAKLLIWLALNCGCSGDEAGLKTFAESIGAVQTARMRRVFFERELGDLELQLMADPAEQQVLVLPQGPAEEVLDFDRIAHALERVGLSEWLPVERERWQRLDSLVAIPWLESL; encoded by the coding sequence ATGACAACTGCATCTCCTGACCCACTGGCCCTGCAGGCGACCTTGGTGGATTTCGCCTTGGCGGAGTTGGTGCGCCAGAACCGCGAAAGCTTTCCGCCCCTCTGGAGCGGTGAGAGCTGGGCGAAATTGCTGATTTGGCTGGCCCTGAACTGCGGCTGCAGTGGCGACGAGGCGGGCCTGAAGACCTTCGCGGAGTCCATCGGTGCGGTGCAGACCGCACGGATGCGCCGGGTCTTTTTCGAGCGGGAGCTGGGGGATCTGGAATTGCAGTTGATGGCCGATCCCGCAGAACAGCAGGTCTTGGTTTTGCCCCAGGGCCCCGCTGAGGAGGTGCTCGACTTCGATCGCATCGCCCATGCCCTGGAGCGTGTCGGTTTGAGCGAGTGGCTGCCGGTGGAGCGCGAGCGCTGGCAACGTCTTGATTCCCTCGTGGCGATTCCCTGGCTGGAGTCCCTCTGA